From the Rhodoferax sp. WC2427 genome, one window contains:
- a CDS encoding rhomboid family intramembrane serine protease — protein MPRLQPIPPAAGEEHQLHHWLHALAPATWVTYGLIALNVVVWALMVSQGANPFSPPAEVLLHWGGNAASEVQRGQVWRLLSAPFLHSGIVHLVMNMLGLWAIGQTAERIYGHRVYVGIYLGSALAGSALSLHFSAQQTVSVGASGAVFGLAGVVLVAVLRHRDSMPRLFGKPMLRGIGFFLVYSLAQGFLQTGVDNAAHVGGLLAGALMACILPVRPDPLRSRAHARGRELLALAAMVALLGGLVLLAPPAAVDFQRKYTGAAAFEQGMRSFNAAMRQLGLESQWRRAGKLTVQQADERSRSVHAPAFRKAQTDLAAAWLPPGDPRNALLQAVRQQAAWMAEMQAMESVTPPGSSQPEPADPARMAELQALIQRSAQRFAPPPVPQPAPPRR, from the coding sequence GTGCCGCGACTGCAGCCCATCCCCCCCGCCGCGGGCGAAGAGCACCAGCTCCACCACTGGCTGCACGCCCTGGCCCCCGCCACCTGGGTGACCTATGGGCTGATCGCGCTGAATGTGGTGGTCTGGGCGCTGATGGTGTCCCAGGGTGCGAACCCGTTCAGTCCTCCGGCCGAGGTGTTACTGCACTGGGGCGGCAATGCGGCCTCGGAGGTGCAGCGCGGCCAGGTGTGGCGGCTGTTGAGCGCCCCTTTCTTGCACAGCGGCATCGTGCACCTGGTGATGAACATGCTGGGCCTGTGGGCCATCGGCCAAACCGCCGAGCGCATCTACGGGCACCGGGTGTATGTGGGCATTTACCTGGGGTCGGCCTTGGCCGGGAGCGCCCTGAGCCTGCACTTCTCGGCCCAGCAAACCGTCTCTGTCGGGGCTTCGGGCGCGGTGTTCGGGCTGGCGGGGGTGGTGCTGGTGGCCGTGCTGAGGCACCGCGACAGCATGCCCCGGCTGTTTGGCAAGCCGATGCTGCGGGGGATCGGCTTTTTTCTGGTGTATTCGCTGGCGCAAGGGTTTCTGCAGACGGGGGTGGACAACGCGGCCCACGTCGGCGGGCTGCTGGCCGGGGCGCTGATGGCGTGCATCTTGCCAGTGCGGCCCGATCCGCTGCGGTCGCGCGCCCATGCACGGGGCCGCGAGCTGTTGGCCCTGGCCGCCATGGTGGCGCTGCTGGGCGGGCTGGTACTGCTGGCCCCGCCAGCGGCCGTGGATTTTCAGCGCAAGTACACGGGCGCGGCGGCTTTTGAGCAGGGCATGCGCAGTTTCAATGCGGCGATGCGGCAACTGGGCCTGGAATCGCAATGGCGGCGGGCTGGCAAACTGACCGTGCAGCAGGCCGACGAGCGCAGCCGCAGCGTGCATGCCCCGGCGTTCCGCAAAGCGCAGACCGACCTGGCTGCGGCCTGGCTGCCCCCCGGCGACCCGCGCAATGCGCTGCTGCAGGCGGTGCGGCAACAGGCGGCGTGGATGGCCGAAATGCAGGCCATGGAGTCGGTGACCCCGCCCGGCAGCAGCCAGCCGGAGCCAGCCGATCCGGCCCGCATGGCCGAGTTGCAGGCTTTGATACAGCGCTCGGCCCAGCGCTTTGCGCCACCGCCCGTACCGCAGCCTGCACCGCCCCGCCGCTGA
- a CDS encoding EAL domain-containing protein: MGVERRDGTVVWSQALQRRLRLWLQAIREAYVALLPVTVLGVMGNTVAQIPYPPYVQWMDAQFGPIWHALAMQLYYATLGLMGLLGAMVIAVRTTTLYQAQDRRVDRSVVTVSVVAASAFLLVVLRDPPDFQVLGYASAFQSILVGVAVAELMRLLGRWLPSHTTMGGVDGGVSLQSALHMTGTAALTLLAVWLAHGLWRGLSDGVAGPLLGQGWHWFLQHRPGGDVLNFGMVLLNQLLWMVGINGGQFLYAVSSASGLVAPATALHSDHLISLMFLNTFVHNGGAGATWGLILYCVTRGKDASLRRLAWYSVLPALLNMNELLLFGIPLVLSRTLLLPFIAAPLLNCLIATLAYAVFGMPLDGQPVIWSTPVFISGYLMTGGWGGVAVQALCLFSSTLVYAPFVRQLESARLQRNQAYFKSALDVLMSPEVEAQSGNLDRADAVGEVARCLVRDFRADIGSSRVTLAYQPQHDVQGRVVGLESLLRWTHASHGPVPTAALINVAEECDLIHLIGAWVVQRVCEDLAVWQKAGLTGFTVSVNMSPVQLHSSTWVQTVADAMRTHGIQSKDIDIEITEGRTLANTAQADKTLADLQAMGLSLSMDDFGMGCTSLLYMHRFKVHAIKLDGVLTRKVLHNPVDQDIIRCVCRLGHSQGVYVVAEFVEQAAQRDMLQALGCDFFQGWLYSPAMPADRIPAYLKAWHKATQVLPNP, translated from the coding sequence ATGGGGGTAGAGCGACGGGATGGCACGGTGGTCTGGTCGCAGGCCCTGCAGCGCCGACTGCGCCTGTGGTTGCAAGCGATCCGCGAGGCCTATGTGGCGCTGCTGCCGGTCACCGTGCTGGGCGTCATGGGCAACACCGTGGCGCAGATTCCCTACCCCCCGTATGTGCAATGGATGGACGCGCAGTTTGGCCCGATTTGGCACGCCCTGGCCATGCAGCTGTACTACGCCACCTTGGGCCTGATGGGGCTGCTGGGCGCGATGGTGATCGCCGTGCGGACCACCACCCTGTACCAGGCCCAGGACCGGCGGGTCGACCGCTCCGTCGTCACGGTGTCGGTGGTGGCAGCCAGCGCCTTCTTGCTGGTGGTGTTGCGCGACCCGCCCGACTTCCAGGTGCTGGGCTATGCCAGCGCATTCCAGAGCATCCTGGTGGGCGTGGCCGTCGCCGAGCTGATGCGCCTGCTGGGCCGCTGGCTGCCCAGCCACACCACCATGGGCGGGGTGGACGGCGGGGTGTCGCTGCAAAGTGCCCTGCACATGACCGGCACGGCGGCCTTGACGCTGCTGGCGGTGTGGCTGGCCCACGGGCTGTGGCGGGGCCTGTCGGACGGCGTGGCCGGGCCGCTGCTGGGGCAGGGGTGGCATTGGTTTTTGCAGCACCGGCCCGGTGGGGACGTGCTCAATTTCGGCATGGTGCTGCTCAACCAGCTGCTGTGGATGGTGGGTATCAACGGCGGACAGTTTCTGTACGCGGTGTCCAGCGCCTCGGGCCTGGTGGCCCCGGCGACGGCGCTGCATTCGGACCATTTGATCTCGCTGATGTTCCTGAACACCTTTGTCCACAACGGCGGGGCGGGCGCGACCTGGGGGCTCATCCTCTACTGCGTCACCCGGGGCAAAGACGCCTCGTTGCGGCGGCTGGCCTGGTATTCGGTGCTGCCCGCCCTGCTGAACATGAACGAGCTGCTGCTGTTTGGCATTCCGCTGGTGCTCAGCCGCACGCTGCTGCTGCCGTTCATTGCCGCCCCCTTGCTCAACTGCCTGATCGCCACCTTGGCCTATGCCGTGTTCGGCATGCCACTGGACGGCCAGCCGGTGATCTGGTCCACGCCGGTGTTCATTTCGGGCTACCTGATGACCGGGGGCTGGGGCGGCGTGGCCGTGCAGGCCCTGTGCCTGTTCAGCAGCACCCTGGTGTACGCCCCGTTTGTGCGCCAATTGGAAAGCGCACGCCTGCAGCGCAACCAGGCGTATTTCAAGTCGGCGCTGGACGTGCTGATGTCCCCCGAAGTCGAGGCCCAGTCGGGGAACCTGGACCGCGCGGATGCGGTGGGTGAAGTAGCCCGCTGCCTGGTGCGCGATTTCCGGGCCGACATCGGCTCGTCCCGCGTCACCCTGGCCTACCAGCCCCAGCACGATGTCCAGGGCCGGGTGGTCGGGCTGGAGTCGCTGCTGCGCTGGACCCACGCCAGCCATGGCCCGGTGCCCACCGCCGCGCTGATCAACGTGGCCGAAGAGTGCGACCTGATCCACCTCATCGGCGCTTGGGTGGTGCAGCGGGTGTGCGAAGACCTGGCCGTGTGGCAAAAGGCGGGCCTTACTGGCTTCACGGTGTCGGTGAATATGTCGCCGGTGCAACTGCATTCCAGCACCTGGGTGCAAACGGTGGCCGATGCCATGCGCACCCACGGCATCCAGAGCAAAGACATCGACATCGAGATCACCGAAGGCCGCACCCTCGCCAACACCGCCCAGGCCGACAAAACCCTGGCCGACCTGCAGGCCATGGGCTTGTCGCTGTCGATGGACGACTTCGGCATGGGCTGCACCTCGCTGCTGTACATGCACCGCTTCAAGGTCCACGCCATCAAACTCGACGGCGTGCTCACCCGCAAGGTGCTGCACAACCCGGTGGACCAGGACATCATCCGCTGCGTCTGCCGCCTGGGCCATTCCCAGGGCGTGTACGTGGTGGCCGAATTTGTTGAACAGGCCGCCCAGCGCGACATGCTGCAAGCCCTGGGCTGCGACTTCTTCCAGGGCTGGCTGTACAGCCCGGCCATGCCCGCAGACAGGATCCCGGCCTACCTGAAGGCCTGGCACAAGGCCACGCAGGTGCTGCCGAACCCGTGA
- a CDS encoding oxidoreductase: protein MTNILPLTAPIRVAVIGYGLAGRVFHAPLIDGVPGLELACICSSKPEAVHADWPDVRVVPTPDAAFADPAIDLVVIATSNASHHALARAALLAGKHVVVDKPCTVTLAETEDLLAVAAQQNRLLTVYQNRRFDGDFFLLQQVLASGKLGRITHFESHFDRFRQVIPGRWREQDIPGSDLWMDLGAHLVDQALQLFGVPDDLLLDVARQREGTQTNDYFHAQLRYPSSHPGLRVVLHASSCVTSSGPRFAVHGTQGSFTKFGLDTQEDALKAGGRPQLESLGDWGADPLPGQWVLHTADGPQAHATPDVAGNYLQYYAGLRDYLQGKAPAAPVTPRQVYQVMALLGKGAQSVHQAAFVTTTDLR, encoded by the coding sequence ATGACAAACATCCTCCCGCTCACCGCCCCCATCCGCGTCGCCGTCATCGGCTATGGCCTGGCGGGCCGCGTCTTCCATGCGCCGCTGATCGACGGCGTGCCCGGCCTGGAACTGGCCTGCATCTGCTCCAGCAAGCCCGAGGCCGTGCATGCCGACTGGCCGGACGTGCGCGTGGTGCCCACGCCCGACGCCGCATTTGCCGACCCGGCCATCGACCTGGTGGTCATTGCCACCAGCAATGCCAGCCACCATGCCCTGGCCCGCGCTGCGCTGCTGGCGGGCAAGCACGTGGTGGTGGATAAGCCCTGCACCGTGACGCTGGCCGAGACCGAGGATTTGCTGGCCGTGGCGGCCCAGCAGAATCGCCTGCTCACCGTCTACCAGAACCGCCGCTTTGATGGCGACTTCTTCCTGCTGCAGCAGGTGCTGGCCAGTGGCAAGCTGGGGCGCATCACGCATTTTGAATCGCACTTCGACCGTTTTCGCCAGGTCATCCCCGGCCGCTGGCGCGAGCAGGACATTCCCGGCTCGGACCTGTGGATGGACCTGGGCGCACACCTGGTGGACCAGGCCCTGCAACTCTTCGGCGTGCCCGACGACCTGCTGCTCGACGTGGCCCGCCAGCGCGAAGGCACGCAAACCAACGACTATTTCCACGCCCAGTTGCGCTACCCCTCCAGCCACCCCGGCCTGCGGGTGGTGCTGCACGCCAGCTCCTGCGTGACCAGCTCGGGGCCGCGGTTTGCCGTGCACGGCACGCAAGGCTCGTTCACCAAGTTTGGCCTGGATACCCAAGAAGACGCGCTCAAGGCGGGTGGCCGCCCGCAGCTGGAGTCCCTGGGCGACTGGGGTGCCGACCCCTTGCCCGGCCAATGGGTGCTCCACACCGCCGACGGGCCGCAGGCGCACGCCACGCCCGACGTGGCGGGCAACTACCTGCAGTACTACGCTGGGCTACGGGACTATTTGCAGGGCAAAGCCCCTGCCGCGCCGGTTACGCCGCGGCAGGTCTACCAGGTGATGGCCCTGCTGGGCAAAGGCGCGCAGAGTGTGCATCAAGCTGCCTTCGTGACGACCACCGACCTGCGTTGA
- a CDS encoding Smr/MutS family protein: MKITSLQDLKKIQKSIAEAAALQEAERVARLETQRRLAAQKNLFVHAAGAVHRLPDKRQALLKKKQPEPIATQLHLDEQAVLVEAISDGFDASSLLETDETLSYRRPGIGIDVLQRLRKGEWAIQRQLDLHGLRSDAARDALSGFIRDAHKHGIRCVRVVHGKGLSSPGKTPVLKGKVRNWLVQKNEVLAFVQARPMEGGAGALLVLLQPG, translated from the coding sequence ATGAAAATCACCTCCTTGCAAGATCTGAAAAAGATCCAGAAATCCATTGCCGAGGCCGCCGCCCTGCAAGAAGCCGAGCGCGTGGCCAGGCTGGAAACCCAGCGCCGTCTGGCCGCCCAGAAAAACCTGTTTGTGCATGCCGCGGGGGCGGTGCACCGCTTGCCCGACAAGCGCCAGGCACTCCTGAAAAAGAAGCAGCCCGAGCCCATTGCCACGCAGCTGCACCTGGACGAGCAGGCCGTGCTGGTCGAGGCCATCAGCGATGGCTTCGATGCCAGCAGCCTGCTGGAAACCGACGAAACGCTGAGCTACCGCCGCCCCGGCATCGGCATCGACGTGCTGCAGCGCCTGCGCAAGGGCGAATGGGCCATCCAGCGCCAGCTCGACCTGCACGGCCTGCGCAGCGACGCGGCGCGCGATGCCCTGTCGGGCTTCATCCGCGATGCGCACAAGCACGGCATCCGCTGCGTGCGGGTGGTGCATGGCAAGGGCCTGAGCTCGCCCGGCAAAACCCCGGTGCTCAAGGGCAAGGTGCGCAACTGGCTGGTGCAGAAGAACGAGGTGCTGGCCTTTGTGCAGGCCCGGCCCATGGAAGGCGGCGCGGGGGCGCTGCTGGTATTGCTGCAACCCGGCTGA
- the radC gene encoding DNA repair protein RadC, which translates to MPIKDLPPDARPREKLLARGAAALSDVELLAILLRTGIAGKGVMQMAHELLQLPGSGGFDGIAGLLHATADDLKRIKGLGPAKRAEIVAVLELARRAMAQKLQERTVFNDPQTLKHYVQLHLAGKAHEVFAVVFLDVGLRLLAMEELFRGTLTHTSVYPREVVLRALHHQAASVVLAHNHPSGSVQPSPADTALTHSLRAALALIDVRVLDHLIVAPGETFSMAEKGQM; encoded by the coding sequence ATGCCAATCAAAGACCTGCCCCCCGATGCCCGTCCGCGCGAAAAGCTTTTGGCGCGCGGCGCTGCGGCCTTGAGCGACGTGGAGCTGCTGGCCATCTTGCTGCGCACCGGCATCGCGGGCAAGGGCGTGATGCAGATGGCGCACGAATTACTGCAACTGCCCGGCAGCGGTGGCTTTGACGGCATTGCCGGGCTGCTCCACGCCACAGCGGACGACCTGAAACGCATCAAGGGCCTGGGCCCGGCCAAGCGGGCCGAGATCGTGGCCGTGCTGGAGCTGGCCCGCCGGGCCATGGCGCAAAAGCTGCAGGAGCGCACCGTGTTCAACGACCCGCAGACGCTCAAGCACTATGTGCAGCTCCACCTGGCGGGCAAGGCGCACGAGGTGTTTGCGGTGGTGTTTCTGGATGTTGGCTTGCGCCTGCTGGCCATGGAAGAGCTGTTTCGCGGCACGCTGACGCACACCAGCGTGTACCCGCGCGAAGTGGTGCTGCGCGCCCTGCACCACCAGGCCGCCAGCGTGGTGCTCGCGCACAACCACCCCAGCGGCTCGGTGCAGCCCTCGCCTGCCGACACGGCACTGACCCACTCCCTGCGCGCCGCGCTGGCGCTGATCGACGTGCGGGTGCTGGACCACCTCATCGTCGCCCCCGGCGAAACCTTCTCCATGGCCGAAAAAGGCCAGATGTGA
- a CDS encoding peptidylprolyl isomerase yields MPSTSIPTVQPGSFLTLHYRLGGPTGDIINTFNDKPATLSLGTGQLSPAVEQRLLGLPEGTRTSFDIPAGEAFGERQPAMQQWVARKLLNQMGDPLEQYHVGDVVQFPTPDGLGSYAGAVQQVGNGDSADAVLFDFNHPLAGQPVTFEVQLIGVL; encoded by the coding sequence ATGCCCTCTACCTCCATCCCCACCGTCCAGCCCGGCTCGTTTTTGACCCTGCACTACCGCCTCGGCGGCCCCACGGGCGACATCATCAACACCTTCAACGACAAGCCTGCCACGCTGTCGCTGGGCACCGGCCAGCTCTCGCCCGCGGTGGAACAGCGCCTGCTGGGCCTGCCCGAGGGCACGCGCACCTCGTTCGACATCCCCGCCGGGGAGGCTTTTGGCGAGCGCCAGCCCGCCATGCAGCAGTGGGTGGCGCGCAAGCTGCTCAACCAGATGGGCGACCCGCTGGAGCAGTACCACGTGGGCGATGTGGTGCAGTTCCCCACGCCGGATGGCCTCGGCAGCTACGCCGGGGCCGTGCAGCAGGTGGGCAATGGCGACAGCGCCGACGCGGTCTTGTTCGACTTCAACCACCCGCTGGCCGGCCAGCCGGTGACGTTTGAAGTGCAACTGATTGGCGTGCTGTGA
- the ispH gene encoding 4-hydroxy-3-methylbut-2-enyl diphosphate reductase translates to MTGPHVDGLQGRSPQEIILAEPRGFCAGVDRAIEIVEKALAKFGRPIYVRHEIVHNTYVVNDLKSRGAIFIEELDDVPPGATLVFSAHGVSQAVQREARDRGFQIFDATCPLVTKVHVEVAKLHKEGYEFIMIGHKGHPEVEGTMGQLDSGIHLVEDVADVAHVQPGQTAKLAVVTQTTLSVDDAAEISAAVKARFPLIREPKQQDICYATQNRQDAIKIMSPQVDIVIVVGSPTSSNSNRLRELAEKLGTEAYMVDSAEELLPAWFEGKTRVGLTAGASAPELLVQQVIDRIRALGAVSVRKMDGIEETVKFPLPKGLRMDGVASAD, encoded by the coding sequence GTGACCGGCCCGCACGTGGACGGTCTTCAAGGCCGTAGCCCGCAAGAAATCATCCTTGCCGAGCCGCGTGGTTTCTGCGCCGGGGTCGACCGCGCGATTGAAATTGTGGAGAAGGCCCTGGCCAAGTTCGGCCGCCCCATCTACGTGCGCCACGAGATCGTGCACAACACCTACGTGGTCAACGACCTGAAATCGCGCGGCGCCATCTTCATCGAAGAGCTGGACGACGTGCCCCCGGGTGCGACGCTGGTGTTCTCGGCCCACGGCGTGAGCCAGGCGGTGCAGCGTGAGGCCCGCGACCGGGGCTTCCAGATCTTTGATGCCACCTGCCCGCTGGTCACCAAGGTGCACGTCGAGGTGGCCAAGCTGCACAAAGAGGGTTATGAGTTCATCATGATCGGCCACAAGGGCCACCCCGAGGTCGAAGGCACCATGGGCCAGCTCGACAGCGGCATCCACCTGGTGGAAGACGTGGCCGACGTGGCCCACGTGCAGCCCGGCCAGACCGCCAAGCTGGCGGTGGTGACGCAAACCACCCTGAGCGTGGACGATGCCGCCGAGATCTCCGCCGCCGTGAAGGCCCGCTTCCCGCTGATCCGCGAGCCCAAGCAGCAAGATATCTGCTACGCCACGCAAAACCGCCAGGACGCCATCAAGATCATGAGCCCGCAGGTGGACATCGTCATCGTGGTCGGCAGCCCCACCAGCTCCAACAGCAACCGCCTGCGCGAGCTGGCCGAAAAGCTGGGCACCGAGGCCTACATGGTGGACAGCGCCGAAGAACTATTGCCTGCCTGGTTCGAAGGCAAAACCCGCGTCGGCCTGACCGCCGGGGCCTCCGCCCCCGAGCTGCTGGTGCAGCAGGTCATCGACCGCATCCGCGCGCTGGGCGCGGTGTCGGTGCGCAAGATGGACGGGATCGAGGAGACAGTGAAGTTTCCGCTGCCCAAAGGTTTGCGCATGGACGGGGTGGCCTCTGCCGATTGA
- a CDS encoding DUF2892 domain-containing protein, which produces MKTNVGGIDRTLRIVAGGALVALAATGTVGLWGWIGVVPLATGLIGWCPPYALFGWNTCAVKSGG; this is translated from the coding sequence ATGAAAACCAACGTTGGCGGCATCGACCGCACACTGCGCATCGTCGCCGGAGGCGCCCTGGTCGCCCTGGCTGCCACCGGCACCGTCGGCCTCTGGGGCTGGATCGGCGTCGTACCCCTGGCCACCGGCCTGATCGGCTGGTGCCCGCCCTACGCCTTGTTCGGGTGGAATACCTGCGCGGTGAAGTCTGGGGGCTGA
- the galK gene encoding galactokinase, translating to MTATLQTRIDTAFAQHFGHAPTLHVRAPGRVNLIGEHTDYNDGFVLPCAIDFETRIAVGPRSDRQVRICACDYGDAIDQFDLDAPIAPRPDAQWANYVRGVVQVLLAKGLALGGMDMAIAGNVPQGAGLSSSASLEVAVGQAFNALHNSELLTPTDIALAAQKAENSFVGVNCGIMDQLISACGQADHALLIDCRSLTTQAVPVPAGLAVMIVHSHVQRGLVGSEYNTRRQQCEAAAAHYGVKALRDIDVARLERDAAGLDAVVLRRARHIVTENQRTLDAAQALATGDLQRLGQLMAASHDSMRDDFAITVPPIDHLVAILQAAIGPQGGARMTGGGFGGCVVALLPEALVPTARAAVAAQYRAPNGDAATVYVCHASAGVGVV from the coding sequence ATGACCGCCACCCTGCAAACCCGCATCGACACCGCCTTCGCCCAGCACTTCGGCCACGCCCCCACGCTGCACGTGCGCGCCCCCGGCCGTGTCAACCTGATCGGCGAGCACACCGACTACAACGACGGCTTTGTGCTGCCCTGCGCCATCGACTTCGAAACCCGCATCGCCGTGGGCCCGCGCAGCGACCGCCAGGTGCGCATCTGCGCATGCGATTACGGCGATGCGATCGACCAGTTCGACCTGGACGCCCCCATCGCCCCGCGCCCCGACGCGCAGTGGGCCAACTACGTGCGCGGCGTGGTGCAAGTGCTGCTGGCCAAAGGCCTGGCCTTGGGCGGCATGGACATGGCGATTGCGGGCAACGTGCCGCAGGGCGCGGGGCTGTCGTCGTCCGCCTCGCTGGAAGTGGCGGTCGGCCAGGCCTTTAACGCGCTACACAATTCAGAGCTGCTCACGCCCACGGATATTGCGCTGGCGGCCCAAAAGGCTGAAAACAGTTTTGTGGGCGTGAACTGCGGCATCATGGACCAGCTGATCTCGGCCTGCGGCCAGGCCGACCACGCCCTGCTGATCGACTGCCGCAGCCTGACCACCCAGGCCGTGCCCGTGCCCGCCGGGCTGGCGGTGATGATCGTGCACTCCCACGTGCAGCGTGGCCTGGTCGGCAGCGAGTACAACACCCGCCGCCAGCAGTGCGAAGCCGCCGCCGCCCACTACGGTGTGAAAGCCCTGCGCGACATCGACGTGGCCCGCCTGGAACGCGACGCCGCCGGGCTGGACGCGGTGGTGCTGCGCCGCGCCCGCCACATCGTCACCGAGAACCAGCGCACCCTGGATGCCGCCCAGGCCCTGGCCACCGGCGACCTGCAGCGCCTGGGCCAGCTCATGGCCGCCTCGCACGACTCCATGCGCGACGACTTTGCAATCACCGTGCCCCCCATCGACCACCTGGTCGCCATCCTGCAAGCCGCCATCGGCCCCCAGGGCGGTGCCCGCATGACCGGCGGCGGTTTCGGCGGCTGCGTCGTCGCCCTGCTCCCCGAAGCCCTGGTCCCCACCGCCCGCGCCGCCGTGGCCGCCCAGTACCGTGCGCCAAATGGCGATGCGGCTACGGTGTATGTGTGCCACGCGTCGGCGGGGGTGGGCGTGGTGTGA
- a CDS encoding UDP-glucose--hexose-1-phosphate uridylyltransferase translates to MSTAPSHTAAFDVAEHSHRRFNPLTGQWVLVSPHRAKRPWQGQQEQADTAERPAHDPSCFLCAGNLRVTGERNPAYTGTFVFTNDFAAMMPTAPDAPAEADPLFQARTARGTSRVICFSPDHGKTLPELPLAAIGEVIHTWCAQTAELGATYPWVQVFENKGALMGCSNPHPHGQLWATDFIPNEPAAEDLRQRAWHAEHGTPLLLDLAAREAADGSRVVVQTDHWLAIVPFWATWPFETLLLPRFAVQQLPQLDAEQRADLALAIQQLTSRYDNLFQCSFPYSMGWHGAPFDGNDTTPWQLHAHFYPPLLRSASVRKFMVGFEMLAEAQRDLTPEQAAAQLRAVSDVHYRQAP, encoded by the coding sequence ATGAGCACCGCCCCTTCCCACACCGCCGCGTTTGACGTGGCCGAGCACTCGCACCGCCGCTTTAACCCCCTCACCGGCCAATGGGTGCTGGTGTCGCCGCACCGCGCCAAACGCCCCTGGCAGGGCCAGCAGGAGCAGGCCGACACCGCAGAGCGCCCGGCCCACGACCCCAGCTGCTTTCTGTGCGCAGGCAACCTGCGCGTCACCGGCGAGCGCAACCCGGCCTACACCGGCACCTTCGTCTTCACCAACGACTTTGCCGCCATGATGCCCACCGCGCCCGATGCGCCCGCCGAGGCCGACCCGCTGTTCCAGGCCCGTACGGCGCGCGGCACCAGCCGGGTGATCTGCTTCTCGCCCGACCACGGCAAAACCCTGCCCGAGCTGCCGCTGGCCGCCATCGGTGAGGTGATCCACACCTGGTGCGCCCAAACCGCCGAGCTGGGGGCCACCTACCCCTGGGTGCAGGTGTTCGAGAACAAGGGCGCGCTGATGGGTTGCTCCAACCCGCACCCGCACGGCCAGCTCTGGGCCACCGACTTCATCCCCAACGAGCCCGCCGCCGAAGACCTGCGCCAGCGCGCCTGGCACGCCGAACATGGCACGCCCCTGCTGCTGGACCTGGCCGCGCGCGAAGCCGCCGATGGCAGCCGGGTGGTGGTGCAAACCGACCACTGGCTGGCCATCGTGCCCTTCTGGGCCACCTGGCCGTTCGAGACTCTGCTGTTGCCGCGCTTTGCGGTGCAGCAACTGCCGCAACTCGATGCAGAGCAGCGCGCCGACCTGGCCCTGGCCATCCAGCAGCTCACCTCGCGCTACGACAACCTGTTCCAGTGCTCGTTTCCGTATTCCATGGGCTGGCATGGCGCGCCGTTTGATGGCAACGACACCACACCGTGGCAGCTCCACGCCCACTTCTACCCGCCGCTGTTACGCTCGGCCAGCGTGCGCAAGTTCATGGTCGGCTTTGAAATGCTGGCCGAAGCCCAGCGCGACCTGACCCCCGAGCAAGCCGCGGCCCAACTGCGCGCCGTCTCTGACGTTCACTACCGACAAGCCCCCTGA
- the galE gene encoding UDP-glucose 4-epimerase GalE: protein MNILVTGGTGYIGSLTSLRLLEAGHRPVLLDNLCNSHPAVLDRIATLGGSRPQFVQGDVRDRALLERVLAEAQIDAVIHFAALKAVGESVAQPLAYYDNNVNGTLALLHAMQTVGVRNLVFSSSATVYGAAEQMPLYEDAPLSATNPYGQSKLMVEHMLADLAVADPRWSLTALRYFNPVGAHPSGLMGEHPQGVPNNLMPYIAQVAVGQRASLRVFGNTYPTPDGTGVRDFIHVMDLADGHLAALQHGVGRPGLHVFNLGSGQGHSVLEVLAAFGQACGKNLPFDIVPPRPGDVASSWADPRRAREMLGWHTTRSLADMCADTWRWQSTHPQGYSV from the coding sequence ATGAACATCCTGGTCACCGGCGGCACCGGCTACATCGGCAGCCTGACCAGCCTGCGCCTGCTGGAAGCCGGGCACCGCCCGGTGCTGCTCGACAACCTGTGCAACAGCCACCCCGCGGTGCTGGACCGCATTGCCACCCTGGGCGGCAGCCGCCCCCAGTTTGTGCAGGGCGACGTGCGCGACCGCGCCTTGCTGGAACGTGTGCTGGCCGAGGCGCAGATCGATGCCGTCATCCACTTCGCCGCCCTCAAGGCGGTGGGCGAATCGGTGGCCCAGCCGCTGGCCTACTACGACAACAACGTCAACGGCACCCTGGCGCTGCTGCATGCCATGCAGACCGTGGGCGTGCGCAACCTGGTGTTCAGCTCGTCGGCCACGGTGTACGGCGCCGCCGAGCAGATGCCGCTGTATGAGGACGCGCCCCTGTCGGCCACCAACCCCTACGGCCAAAGCAAGCTCATGGTGGAGCACATGCTGGCCGACCTGGCCGTGGCCGACCCGCGCTGGTCCCTCACCGCGCTGCGCTATTTCAACCCGGTGGGTGCCCACCCCAGCGGCCTGATGGGCGAGCACCCCCAGGGCGTGCCCAACAACCTGATGCCCTACATCGCCCAGGTCGCCGTGGGCCAGCGCGCCAGCCTGCGGGTGTTTGGCAACACCTACCCCACGCCCGACGGCACCGGCGTGCGCGACTTCATCCACGTGATGGACCTGGCCGACGGCCACCTGGCCGCCCTGCAGCACGGCGTGGGCCGGCCCGGCCTGCACGTGTTCAACCTGGGCAGCGGCCAGGGCCACAGCGTGCTGGAAGTGCTGGCCGCTTTTGGCCAGGCCTGCGGCAAAAACCTGCCCTTTGACATCGTGCCGCCCCGCCCGGGCGACGTGGCCAGCAGCTGGGCCGATCCCCGGCGCGCACGCGAGATGCTGGGCTGGCACACTACCCGCAGCCTGGCCGACATGTGCGCAGACACCTGGCGCTGGCAATCCACCCACCCCCAAGGCTATTCCGTATGA